GCTGCCTTTCTATATTACGTCTACCCTCTATGTTGTATTATTGTTCATTAATAATGAAGCTTTATCATTGATGTCTGCCAAAATTACTATGAACTATGTTTATTATTTTTCTGTCATTGTCATTCCAAATATGTTACAACTTTGTACTACCCAGCCATCTTAACAAATTCCAGTATTGAAAGAAACAGTATACTAAtctcttttttttcaaaatagTCCAGTCTTTGACAGACATATTATCAATAATTTATATATTCAGGAGCTTATGATTCATTAATTTGTTGTTCCTTTCTTGGTGAAATGGAAGATAGACATGCAATCATCTTTGCAGTTTCTCAATATGCCCTGTGTTTTGAATGCCTTGCTTGCTGCATTTTCTGACATCAAAAAGAGTCGTGCAAATGAAAAACAGTAAATACAAGAACTACCAAGAATCAGTTTATTGTAGTTGAGTGGGGAACCTAGTTTTGACATTACAGGCTTAGACTTAGGCTTGATAACAGACTAAAACCAAAGCACCAAAATGACTGCAGTTGACGAAGTTGGAAATCTGACGATGCCTGGCTGTACTTAGATTTCTTATCCGATACTGTCATGTTTGTGTATAGACTAGTTTAACAAAATCATTCATGACTGCAGGTGGCTCGTGGCAAGCAAAATGGCTTTCTCATCGGTTTTCCGGAGAGTGAATGTCAAAGAACTGATCTCAAATGCTTCAGTGTATGCTAGCGCAACAGGTGATAACGTCTGTGCAGTTGGTGTGACTCGTACTTTTCTTCCATTCTGAACAAGTATTTTACCTGCCTGAGATATTCTCAATTCCAGAATCTTCTGGAGGaatgagcttggtgtttagacGCTGGGCCACCAAGAAGACTGCTGGATCGACAAAAAATGGCCGTGACTCCAATCCCAAATACCTGGGTGTCAAGAAGTTCGGTGGAGAGGTACACCCTTTCTATAATTCTTACTCCATGACATTGATGGGATTCGGAATAACTTTATTAGTTGCATCAAAATTGCTACCATTTGGAGCCTTTAGGTGCCATATTGATACTTGTTTTCTGAATAACTATCATGCATAGGAATTGATCTGATGCTATTAGTCTGTTAATTGACTATGTACATTTGTGTTAACTTTCCAGAAAGTGGAACCAGGAAACATCATTGTTCGCCAAAGAGGAACGCGCTTCCACCCTGGGGACTATGTTGGCATGGGCAAGGATCACACTCTCTTCTGCCTGAAGGAAGGCCATGTTCGGTTCGAGCGCAACAAGCTGACTGGCAGGAAATGGGTTCATGTTGACCCTATGGCTGGTCATGTGCTCCACCCTGTCTACGCCAGTGGCTCGACTACTGCAGCTGACCTGGATGCACAGTTGTAGGGACCATGCAGTTGCTTATGCTCTTCCAGCGGATTCGCCGCTCCTGTGCTTGTCATCAGCACCACCAAGTGCCTCTCATTACACAATGCAACTTGTTGCAGCAAAGATGCTTGCGAGCAAGAAATGCTGCTATAAGTAGCTTCAGTGAGGAGCAGAAATTTCAGCTTGATTAATGTTCCTTTTTAACATCAGTTTCTTTGAGATGCAATGTTGGTTAGTTTCATGTCTGTGGAAGTGTTGATTACTTGTGGACCGGAATTTTGTCATTTGGTGCATTTTTTGGAACCATGAGCGTTCAACTAGAGGTCAAATGACGAGTGAAAATGTTTGTAAATTGACAAGGTGCTAGCAATTTTCTTTAGAAAATTCTCCACATTGTTCCTATATATATAAACCTAAAATAAAAAAGGCCTCCTCTCAAAACCTGTAGGAAGTCCATCTTTGAGCTTATCTGCCCCTTTTGGAAACCAAGGAATTTAATAGCAAAGAAAAATTCCAGCGCTAACAGGGATAAGAAAACTGTAAACTCTGTAGGGAAAGGATTGTGTCATCTCTCTATgcgcttccttcttcctcctgctccccTCTATCCGGAGGATAAGTAGACACACTGCACCCTAGCACGCGTCCAAAATAGATTAAAAATTCTACCGTAACATCCACGTGGGTTCTGGTAGAGCAAGATCCCTTCTAGGATCATGATGTACAAGATATGCTTACTTCTGGTAGATTTTCCTCCAccattatatacatatataccaaCGCCGACATGGATAATATGAAATGGACAGGGGAGAGGCTACGATTGAGCTTGGCCTTGAGTTCCATCCTCAAATCTAACATTCTAACTAGCTTGCTCAATTTACTTTAGAAAGGTAATCGTTTCTAAGGATGGCAATGGAGGCAGAACCCAGTGGAGGATGAGAGGGGATACTCATGCACACCATGAACAAAAAGTTGTTCCATTCAATCCTCGTACCTACGTATAAGCCTTGGCTTCTCCGTACTGAAAACCACGTTGGTAATTGGTACTTATATATTCTAGAGATAATTGATTTGTTATGACTAAAATGGAGAGTAACTCAACATACTACATAATCTTAGTTAAAACAAAAAATCACTATAAACCCTCATTATTTTCCGCTATATAATATGTTATATCATTGTTAAAGAAAATATAACTACCATATATGAAGCTGCTTGTCATCAATATCGTCAAGTAGATACGGGGTCATATGATTATAAATTGAGACTAATATTCATAACCCATCCATACCTGCTAGGGGATAAAAGTTCTTATTTCTGATTCAAAGGGATAAAAAGAGTCCCACCTCCTTGCATGTGGCTAGCCAGGATTGTTACCACACTTGTCATTTTCTTTCTACACTTGTAACTCTATTTTCTCCTCCTAGAGCCTAACGCGGTCTTCATCCTTCAAATGCCCGCCGGTTGCACATCCTATCTACCTCTAATAATTTTGCTAGCCTTCGCTGTCATCCACTCTCTCGCCTCCTCCTCACCCTTTGCCTCTTTTGATGTCCTCGTCACCACTGCCTATCACCTTGCTCCGACAATCTCAATCACCTCTTTTGTTGCCATTGCCCACCACCCATCGGGGCTCATCCCTCAGCCGTCTCCACCCCAGCTCCCCCTTATATTGGTGGAGCTTTTGGTCAATGTTGGGGGATCTTAGTGATTATCTAAATGGATTAGCAACAATTAAGCCTGAATAATCACCGTTATACCTGAGGAATTAGCATATTTAATTTAGGGGCATGGGCCTTTTTAGCCTCCACTATCCTCTAGCATTGCTTCTATAGTCAACGAACACCGAAGAACCTAGCTCTAATCTCCCTTGTCCACCTCCGGCAGCATCACATCGTGCTTGATAGATTTTTCCTTCCATTAGATCCCTCAAATGCTATCCCAAGTTTGCTGACTATTTATCAATCATATCTGTATGTTTTATACCTAAAAATGCCTCCTTAGGCCATGCCTCAATCACTCCTACCCCTACCATGCTAAATTTAATGAGAGATTGATACATTCTGCCAAGAAAACATAATGCTTCTCGTTCCTTAGTCCTAAACTTCTAATTACATAGAGCGCATCCGTTTCTTAGTGTTGATTATACAATACCTCCATTTCGATCCAAATTATAGCTATTTGTACCTTGGTAACCGTTGCGAAAGGGAAGAGGAATACAAGTATCTTAGGCAACTAAAGTTTCCCACCAATAGCTTGGCCAACACATGTATTTTGATGTGTGTTGGTCTGTATAAGTTCGCGGGATCGAATATGCAGGTGTTCCACACTTTGGAAGAAAACGCAAATGTAAGTTTATATAACTACTCAATAACCGGTCATATTGCTTTGCATCGTGAACCTACATATCTGAGGTCTTTGCACCGAATGATCCAATTTATGTCTCGAATTGTATGCGCACATGAATCAAATCGAGGTCGCATGCACCGTCATGCTTCTTCTACTGCAAACTGGTCGACCAATTTATATTACCTTTTTCAAATCCCTCCTAAGCTAGATCTCTAATTTATTCAATTTCACTACTGTCATCTACACATATTGCTATAGTTATGAATATAGATTACATATACCTAACAACTAGTTCAACATATAGTTATGAACGGGCGTATTTAGTGGTAGTTGGTCTAAAATATTTTTCCTATGAAAAGAAATTGCATTAATTCTAGATAGATCTCTTCTCCCTTCTGCTTGAGTGCTTGCATTTCTCCCGCGTGGGATTTGGCAGCCGGAGGACGATACAGAAGAATAGAACCTTCgcgccgggggcgcgggcgcgtggTGCGCCAACGCACGCCGCTGGACCGGATGAACGGTGGATGCGCGGGGTGCGGCCATCAGCCCATCCCTTCCCCCCTCCCGTTCCCCACACCATAACACTCCTCCCCCAGACCCCCACCCGCACCCAGTCGCCGTCACTCCCAAGCCCTAACCAAAAATCCATCCCCCCTCTTCCCGCTGGCGGCGGCCACCCCCGACGAGCCGGCGCGCCCCTCCGTCCTGCCCCCGGAGCCTGTCtccaccggcgagctccgccgccccccgcgccgagCGCGCCCCGCCTCTCCAGCCTTGGTGCGCCCTACCCCTACTGCCGGGAGCGCGCGTCGCGGCGCCTCTCGCACCTCCTCGCGCCGTCGGGTAAGGAAACCCTAGCCTTCGCTTGCTCTTCCGCCCCGCTCGATTCCGCTCCGGTGGGGTGTTTCCGGTGCCGTGATCCCGCGGACGGGCGCCCCAATCCGCCTCGGTACCGTGGCGGATTCGCGCCCCGCGTTGCGGGGGAGCTGTTGCGTCCGAAATGCGATGTCCTTGCGGGGTTCGGGTCCGTTTCGGCCGAAGGCCTCTCCCCATGGCATCGGGACGGTCTTGGTCACACCGACCGTAGGGTTCGTTGAAGGAACCCTAGGCCGGAGCTGAGGCTTAGGGCCGTGTGTTTGAGCTACCGTGGTCCTGGATGGTGATGTCGATTGGGAAGATTGCTCTTCTCCCTTGGTCTTGTAGATGGTGATCGTCCCCTAGTGTTCATGGGCATGGCATAGATCGAGATTCTGGAGCTGGAGGCATTTCTCCAGGGTGGAGCGTGGCTATCTGGTGCAGAGGTGTGCGTGCTAGATCCAGGATTCCTCAGGGGTGCGTGCGCCAGATTCGGAAGCCGCATCCGTCTCGTGTGGCAGAAGTCGTTGCAAAGAAACTGAAAGTGTTTCCACAGTTCCAGCTAACGGCCACGCCCACACCCACGCGGCGACGCCCACGTGTGCAATCCCCTTTTGAGTTTCTAAGGTTTGCAGTGTTATAAGTAGCGGTTACCTTGGAAATCTGTAACACGTTTGGTTCATTTAAAGGTTAATAGTGCCATGACATAAATGGGGGATCTTTTTAAGGAAATTGCAGGACACGTTTCAGGTGTTGTTTGTATGCCGTTACTTTATTAAATACACCCTTTTTTTAGGAATGTTGTTATGACACTCGAAGTACTGATTCGACTTATATTTTAAATATCTCAGATGCAGCATGATTAGTAAATATGCTTTTGATACATGCCCATAACATGTTATGTGGGTAATATAATCTCCAAGTGTTGTCATTATAAAAGAAAAATACATGTGGCGCTGTTCTCTTTGACATGATTATTAGTTCATGAATGTCGCAAAACACTATGTTACATAATTCCATCATTAAACATTTTTTTGTACCACCATGTCTTATTGAGGCACACCGCTTCAACAATGTCTTTTGATATTTATCGAAACAATGATCCGAGTTCTGCATTCCATTAGTTACCAGTCATATGGATACTGATTCATGTTTCATAATCCACTTAGGGTCCGTTTGGACGAAGTAAGTTCCTAAGGATTTGGATCCTGATTCCCCTATCTAGATTGATCCGTGGCAGTTGATATGCTATTGAGATGCAAGTTTGGACTAGTTATTTTTTTGTTTAATGTTAAAAAGAATGTCTTTTTACAGTGTTATTTTGGTGTTATTGGGATAATGATTGCTTGCTATAACAATAGCTGATCCATAATTGTTGATGCTTCTTGCAAGACTTTCTCTTAGAGGAATAAAACCATTATGATAACCACTGTTAGTTTCACAatttcttcttaatatattgatgCACAGCTCTCCTGTGTGTTTCAGAAAAAAACTAACAGTTTTAACAATCTTGCTCCATCGTTTTTGCCTGTACAGTTTTGTCTTTGTTTTACAATATCTTTTGACATGCTCATACT
The sequence above is drawn from the Panicum hallii strain FIL2 chromosome 7, PHallii_v3.1, whole genome shotgun sequence genome and encodes:
- the LOC112899587 gene encoding uncharacterized protein LOC112899587: MAFSSVFRRVNVKELISNASVYASATESSGGMSLVFRRWATKKTAGSTKNGRDSNPKYLGVKKFGGEKVEPGNIIVRQRGTRFHPGDYVGMGKDHTLFCLKEGHVRFERNKLTGRKWVHVDPMAGHVLHPVYASGSTTAADLDAQL